From a single Brassica oleracea var. oleracea cultivar TO1000 chromosome C5, BOL, whole genome shotgun sequence genomic region:
- the LOC106292710 gene encoding elongator complex protein 4 — protein MAAPNVRTSSFSRNISVVSSSPQIPGLKCGPNGTTFISTGIRDLDRILGGGYPLGSLVMVMEDPEAPHHMDLLRTFMSQGLVNSQPLLYASPSKDPRGFLGTLPNPGSSKEDKPIAPDLDQGESLRIAWQYRKYMENQKSSIDDYSNDFDMRKPLERQFLAGRPIDCVSLLDSSDLSVAQDHCATFLTKFPRNSSNIASIGRIAIQSFCSPLCEYSDKESEMLSFIRLLKSMLMVSNAVAIVTFPPSMLSPSSSTRLQHMADTLLSVKAIPDGDKELEKLLTGYKDINGFLNIHKVARINTQVPVILEAKTFSMSLKKRRFLALECLNQAPVDGSSGTSYGTSGSCSGSSKSGALDF, from the exons ATGGCTGCACCCAACGTTCGTACAAGCAGCTTCTCTCGCAACATATCAGTTGTCTCCTCATCCCCTCAAATACCTGGTCTCAAATGCGGTCCTAATGGCACTACTTTCATATCCACTGGGATTCGTGACCTCGACA GGATACTAGGTGGTGGGTATCCTTTGGGAAGCTTAGTGATGGTGATGGAAGATCCTGAAGCACCGCATCATATGGATCTGTTAAGAACTTTCATGTCTCAGGGGCTTGTTAACAGTCAACCACTTCTTTATGCTAGTCCTTCCAAAGATCCTAGAGGGTTTCTTGGTACTTTGCCGAATCCTGGATCGTCCAAAGAAGATAAGCCTATTGCCCCAGACCTTGATCAG GGAGAGAGCTTGAGGATTGCTTGGCAGTATCGGAAGTATATGGAAAACCAGAAGAGTTCTATTG ATGATTACTCCAATGACTTTGATATGAGAAAGCCATTGGAGAGGCAGTTTCTTGCTGGACGGCCGATAGATTGTGTCAGTCTGCTAGATTCTTCCGATCTTTCTGTTGCTCAGGACCACTGCGCTACTTTTTTAACAAAATTTCCGAG GAACAGCAGTAACATTGCATCCATTGGCCGCATCGCCATCCAGTCATTCTGCTCTCCCCTTTGTGAGTATTCTGATAAG GAATCAGAAATGCTTTCATTCATAAGATTGCTGAAAAGTATGCTGATGGTTTCAAATGCGGTTGCCATTGTTACTTTCCCGCCTTCCATGCTCTCCCCGTCTTCGTCAACAAGACTGCAGCACATGGCGGATACCTTACTCTCTGTCAAAGCGATCCCAG ATGGTGACAAGGAATTGGAGAAACTTCTCACTGGCTACAAGGACATAAATGGATTCCTCAACATACACAAAGTTGCGCGTATCAATACACAG GTGCCTGTAATTCTAGAGGCAAAGACCTTCTCAATGAGCTTGAAGAAGAGAAGATTCTTGGCTCTAGAGTGTCTGAATCAAGCCCCTGTAGACGGATCCAGTGGAACATCGTATGGCACATCTGGGAGCTGCTCTGGATCATCCAAATCCGGAGCACTCGATTTCTGA
- the LOC106295570 gene encoding arginyl-tRNA--protein transferase 2 codes for MSSKASSSRGGESIVADCGRNTSTCGYCKSPTSSSISHGLWTERLTVHDYQALLDRGWRRSGCYLYKPEMAKTCCPSYTIRLRANDFVPSKEQQRVRRRLERFLDGELDLKPREQTEDPDVEVSEPVRKLLGSGKREQNNEVEPIMKDLSEQIDNAVQRCIQSGEFPSNIQIPKSSVKKVLSAKRKKLAEGSEELLYTSNIAFPIVAALKQTSQKGEGRNNAEENRLSPETVSEKLLSEIKKVGEFPSLAIKVCKGHINFFSATQVTSSERDQGESLPSATTTTKSSSNNLQVRKKKLEIHLKRSSFDPEEYELYKRYQLRVHNDEPESISKTSYKRFLVDTPLIEVLPSSDGDDDEEVPPCGFGSYHQQYRVDGRLIAVGVIDILPKCLSSKYLFWDPEFASLSLGNYSALQEIDWVKQNQAHCSALEYYYLGYYIHSCNKMRYKAAYRPSELLCPLRFQWVPFEVAKPLLDKKPYSVLSDFTKASLSPAPQASETLVKSTREREDMEMNNSDEDSDSDSGVNGNDIANILISLNGARLRYKDLLRIMNMRVRKQMESMFISYRKVVGAELSERMVYELQ; via the exons ATGTCGTCGAAGGCGAGTAGCAGCCGTGGTGGAGAGAGTATCGTCGCTGATTGTGGGCGCAATACATCCACTTGCGGCTACTGTAAATCCCCTACCAGCTCCAGCATCTCTCACG GTTTATGGACAGAGAGACTCACTGTTCATGATTACCAAG CTCTTCTTGACCGTGGATGGAGACGGTCTGGCTGCTACCTTTACAAACCTGAGATGGCTAAAACTTGTTGCCCTTCTTACACTATCCGCTTGAGAGCAAATGATTTTGTTCCCTCTAAGGAGCAGCAGCGAGTGCGTAGAAGACTAGAAAG GTTCTTGGACGGTGAGCTAGATCTGAAGCCTAGAGAGCAAACAGAAGATCCAGATGTGGAAGTTTCAGAGCCGGTGAGAAAGTTACTTGGTTCTGGTAAAAGAGAACAAAACAATGAAGTGGAACCAATCATGAAAGATTTGTCTGAACAAATTGATAACGCGGTACAAAGATGCATACAGAGCGGGGAGTTTCCTTCTAATATTCAGATTCCAAAATCTTCGGTGAAGAAAGTCCTCTCTGCCAAAAGGAAGAAGCTAGCCGAAGGGTCAGAAGAGCTCTTGTACACCAGCAACATTGCTTTTCCAATTGTAGCTGCACTTAAACAAACATCTCAGAAAGGCGAGGGAAGAAACAATGCAGAAGAAAACAGATTATCACCAGAGACTGTTTCTGAGAAGTTGTTAAGTGAAATAAAGAAAGTAGGAGAGTTCCCTAGCTTGGCTATCAAAGTCTGCAAAGGCCATATCAACTTCTTTTCAGCTACACAAGTCACTTCCTCAGAGAGAGATCAAGGTGAAAGCCTCCCCTCTGCTACAACAACTACAAAGTCTTCTTCAAACAACCTTCAGGTAAGAAAGAAGAAGCTGGAGATACATTTGAAAAGGTCAAGTTTTGATCCAGAGGAGTATGAACTATACAAACGTTATCAACTGAGAGTTCATAACGATGAGCCAGAAAGCATCTCAAAAACTTCGTACAAAAGGTTTTTGGTTGACACTCCGTTGATCGAAGTTCTCCCTTCAAGTGATGGTGATGATGATGAAGAGGTTCCTCCTTGTGGCTTTGGTTCTTACCATCAACAATACAGAGTTGACGGACGTCTTATAGCTGTGGGAGTAATCGACATTCTTCCCAAATGTTTGTCTAGTAAATACCTATTCTGGGATCCGGAATTTGCTTCCTTGTCTCTTGGAAACTACTCTGCTCTCCAAGAGATCGATTGGGTGAAACAGAACCAAGCTCATTGCTCTGCGCTTGAGTATTACTATCTTGGCTATTACATACATTCTTGCAACAAGATGAGATATAAAGCGGCGTATCGTCCTTCCGAGCTTCTATGTCCTCTCCGTTTCCA ATGGGTTCCATTTGAAGTAGCTAAGCCTCTACTTGACAAAAAGCCGTATTCTGTGTTGTCTGATTTCACTAAAGCTTCTTTATCACCTGCACCTCAAGCTTCTGAAACACTAGTGAAGTCCACGAGGGAACGGGAAGACATGGAGATGAACAACTCTGATGAAGACTCAGATTCTGATTCTGGTGTTAACGGCAATGACATTGCCAATATACTTATCAGTCTTAATGGAGCTAGGCTTCGATACAAG GATTTATTACGGATCATGAACATGAGAGTTCGTAAACAAATGGAATCGATGTTTATCAGTTACCGGAAAGTTGTGGGAGCTGAGCTTTCGGAGAGAATGGTGTATGAACTACAGTAA
- the LOC106295571 gene encoding protein yippee-like At3g11230 isoform X1, producing MGRLFLVNLEGKSYSCRHCKTSIALCDDVVSKSFQSRHGKAYLFSKVANVYAGKKEDRMMMTGMHTVVDIYCVKCGSYVGWRYEFAFEKNQKYKEGKSVLERYKVCGPDGNNYWVAAQEVEAGESDTDE from the exons ATGGGGAGATTGTTCTTGGTGAATTTGGAAGGCAAGTCTTACAGTTGTAGGCACTGTAAGACTAGTATCGCTCTCTGCGATGATGTCGTCTCCAAG TCTTTTCAATCACGCCATGGGAAAGCTTACCTCTTCAGTAAGGT AGCGAATGTGTATGCTGGGAAGAAGGAAGATAGGATGATGATGACGGGTATGCACACCGTTGTCGATATTTACTGCGTCAAATGCGGCTCTTATGTTGGATGGAGATAT GAGTTTGCTTTTGAGAAGAACCAAAAGTACAAGGAAGGCAAATCTGTTCTCGAAAG GTACAAGGTCTGCGGTCCGGATGGGAACAATTACTGGGTGGCGGCTCAAGAAGTTGAAGCCGGAGAAAGTGATACTGATGAATGA
- the LOC106295571 gene encoding protein yippee-like At3g11230 isoform X2, producing MGRLFLVNLEGKSYSCRHCKTSIALCDDVVSKSFQSRHGKAYLFSKVANVYAGKKEDRMMMTGMHTVVDIYCVKCGSYVGWRYEFAFEKNQKYKEGKSVLERYKVCGPDGNNYWVAAQEVEAGESDTDE from the exons ATGGGGAGATTGTTCTTGGTGAATTTGGAAGGCAAGTCTTACAGTTGTAGGCACTGTAAGACTAGTATCGCTCTCTGCGATGATGTCGTCTCCAAG TCTTTTCAATCACGCCATGGGAAAGCTTACCTCTTCAGTAAGGT AGCGAATGTGTATGCTGGGAAGAAGGAAGATAGGATGATGATGACGGGTATGCACACCGTTGTCGATATTTACTGCGTCAAATGCGGCTCTTATGTTGGATGGAGATAT GAGTTTGCTTTTGAGAAGAACCAAAAGTACAAGGAAGGCAAATCTGTTCTCGAAAG GTACAAGGTCTGCGGTCCGGATGGGAACAATTACTGGGTGGCGGCTCAAGAAGTTGAAGCCGGAGAAAGTGATACTG ATGAATGA